The genomic stretch GAGGTGTCACAGCTGGAGTCCGATTTGACCTCTACGATTCAGAGACGGGAACGTCTTCAAGGTCGCCGTACTAGGGTTAATGAGCAGTATGAGCGTATCATCTCTGCTAACGCACAGGGACTCAACGAGAGAGAGCGTCGCGCCGCCGAACAGTTTGCTAGAGAGCAAGACCAGGCCAAAGTCGAAGCGAATTTCAATGAACAGTTTGCCAGCATTAGCCAGTCGGTCCAGGAGTATCAGTTGCGGACCAACCAACTTTGGCAACAGTGTGTGGCTATCGAGCAAgctctccagcagcagcagcaacaacagatCCTCTTGGACTCGGCCCCGCTCACTCCCGAGGGCAATCTACCTGGTACCAACACCCTCAGCGAGGCACCCACCCTGTCCCTAGGCGCTTTGACGACGAGCGCGTCCAGCAACCGATCATTGCTTGGACTTAGCTTCCCGCCTTTGAAGTCCAGCCCTCTGCAGCATGCTTCGTCTCCCATTGGTCCCACGTCATCCCGCCCGACTAGTCCAACGCAGGCGCCGTCGTACTTGCAGCACTTTCCGGCCTCGCCGCTCATCAACACCGCTTCCCCCTTCGAATCGGACTTTATTCACCGTGACCGGTCTTTCTCCAATCGATCGGGCCACAGCAGTCTATATGGTTCTGATTTCTTCGATTCGGGCCGTCGCCCCCCCTTCCAGTTTGATCTGTCTGAGAAGGTTGTCGATAAGAGAAGGAGTTCCGGTTCCGAGAGCAATGCTCCCAACTTGGGTCTGAGACCAATCTGTAGTCCGTTCCCGAGGGCAGGCAGCCGTGCAAGTGGAAGCGGAAGTGGTGGAAGTGGTAGCGGCAGTGGTAGTCCCAGCTCTGCAACTGGAAAAGGCAATTAGGCTGTTAAACACCTCCAGTGTAGTCAATATGCTGCTCGTTACTCCAAGTTACATGTGGTCTCCTTTCTGCTTGTGTTGATCGTCCGACATGGCGCTGAAGTCGTCTTGGTTTTCCTAGGCCATACTATATGTATCTAGCCCTGTGGCTTCACCCTGGTTTTACTTCGCCTGTGATCAATAAAATCGTGTATCCAGTGTAGATTTCCGCTCTTGTATTCCGTGCGTACGTTGTGTTACGTAGATTATTACAGTAGTTCAGCGCAATTGTGACCGAATATTCTGCCCTAAGCAGGCAGTATGTAATTATGATTGCTTATCACGGGGACTTTATTAAGTTAGGTCCAGAAACTGTTATATTATTCTATATACAAGAATCGCTGAAGTCGAGCTAGGCTATCGCAAACCGATTCTGCACTCACTTGTTTCGTGCAAACCCGCGGACGTTCAGTTGCCTCAATACTAGTAAACTGCCCTTTGGCACCACAAGGTTTTGATCAGCAGACCAAAACTCTAGATGGCGTGACCCCCCTCTAGTGATACTCTTTCCCCCTTTAAACCTCTCAGTATATGCACCTCACCATCTTACTAGTTAGCTGTGGCTCTTCCATGCGCAACATCCTCCCCTTCCAGAATCGACAGAGCGCCACCAACGAGACGGAAGCTTCCAGTGACCAGAGCCCGCGTCTCACCAATGTGGCCGCTAATGTTCCTCACATATTCAATGGCTTCTTCAATTGAATAAAGTGCTACTACTTCTGTACTTGGATCCAGGTCATGCCAGGTAGCTGCCAGCTCTTTTTGTAATGTGAGGTTTCGAAGCACCTCTGGATCAGTGTTCTTGTCATCGAGATCTTTCAATCGAATCTTGTGTCAGTCTCGAGCTATCATCACAGGGCGAACCATTAGCTACTAACCAACTTTATATAAATGGCCTTTGTGAGTGACATTTGTGCAGAACAAGGCGTATTGAAATTTTGTTCTGAAGTCATCATATACAGTACGGTGAACGCATTTGAGAAGCGAAATAGCGTCCCTTGCTGACTGCTGGTTGAAAATGAGCACGCGAGGAAGTTCCCTGGAAGATAATCATGATTAGAATATGCTCTCCAAGTGAGACAGAGGCGACTGACTTCTCTTTTGAAACTCGCCCAAACCAGGAACAGGCTACTTTCAGGCTGTCTTCTGTGTGGGCTCCATCGAGATGCCAATGCAGTTGACCACTTTTGATTGTCTCGCACCTCCCTTTCCATGTAACTGTTTCGAGGCCTTCAACGAATGGTTTGGGAAGATTTCCCTGTTCCTTATTGAAAGAGACTCCGAGTTTTTCTAGGGCAGTGTAAGCGAGCGCGATGGCCAAAGAagcgttcttcttctggaaatcttcAGCTGGCTTGATGTCTACAGCTAGCAGCTCTGGAGCAATATGAACCGTGGCAAGCTCAGCTCCTTTCTCGCTCGCTCTTTGTTCGAGAACTTCCATGGCGTCTGGGACCTGCTCGACCGTGAAAGCAGGGCACTGGTTCTTGAATATCCCAGCTTTATGCCACGCTATCTTGTCAACGGTATCACCGAGACGTTTTACATGATCAAGACCGAGGGTAGTGATCCCGGTAACAGCAGGCTGTACGATGACGTTCGTTGAATCATTTTcacctccaacaccaacctcATAAACCGCAGCATCTACCCCTTCCCTCATAAAGACATGGAATGACATCAGGGTCAGAAACCGGAAATAGCTTGGTTTGAGCGCTGGATCAAGGCCCTCTCGGAGGGCCGAGGATTCTAAAGCATCCCAGACTTCAAAGAAGTACTTCGTAAACTTCTCCTCCGAGATTGGCTCCGAATTAATCTGGATTCGCTCACGAACCGTTACGAGATGAGGCGAGGTATAAAGGCCAACTTTACGCGGCAACCCGATCGATCTATTGTAACACTGGAGGATTGAATTCACAAAGGCACATGTGCTACCTTTGCCTTTGGTGCCGGCGACATGGACGATGTTCAAGCGGTCGAAATCACTGGTCTGGTGCGGCGGCGGTCTAAGTCTTTTGCTAACTGGAACCGATTGAAGTATGTACTTACCTCGTATCCCACGCGCCTTACCCactgctgcatctgctctAGGAGTGGAACACCTGTCCTCCGTCCCAGTCCTTTCCCTTCCAGCAAGGCCTTATAACCAGACTGTGTGGAATTCAACTTCTCCACCGCGTCCTTTCTGCAGTGAGCAAAACACTATAACCCcatggggaaaagaaaacgcaCATGATAACTCGGCTTTTCATTTCTTACTATCATTGCGGGAAATGGAACTGCAAGTAGACTGTCCGAATATGTCTGCCACTGCAAAGGCACAGGAAAGGTAGATGTCCGTCTCAtgggggaaaaaaaaaggagtaaGGAGCTAATATAGTGTACTAGATGTATCTGACGCAAAGCTCAGCGCTTGTGATTTCAGCCCGCAGCCTTTTCAGCTGCAGCCACCGGCTAGGCTGCCCAAGCGATCAGATCTACATCTCAGCTGAATCGAAGTCCCCATAGATCATCCACTCTTTTGGGTACCCGCGCACCGAAGGTCATCGgaatttcctttcttcgtGCGATCCATCCTGCCATATACCATATATTTATTTCAATTTCAACGTACAACAGCCATGCATAAAGGTGGCGGCATCCGCAGCACTGTTTTTTCGTACCAGCTCTTTCCGAATGGCGCGCTCTATGTATGGTACGCTACCAAGTTCTAGTGAAAATGTTAAACGCAGATCGTTCCTGGTGGGTGCCGGCGGAATCGGTTGATTTGCCGAAGATATCGGAGGGCCCAAAGGCTAGTTCAACTACCGAAATAGCGGTATGGATCGAGTGAAATAGGGGGGCCTGCACACACGTCGGAATGGTTCTAAAGTATAGGTCGGATGCATGTTATATTGGTTTTGCGTTATATTTGAGCTATTATAGATATGACGTCATTAGGATTATGTTGACTAAAAAAATTTGCCGACACCTTCTTGTACTGAGTAGGTGTGTATAAATTACTGTTGGTAAATAGAATATCGGTTCGGGGTGTCTGATCGTATTATATGCCAGTGGTAGCTTTTAGGTATAACAAAACCAACGAGATTGGTGATGGTCTCACTTGTATCATGATAATATACAGAATTGATATGAGGGgaaaatattatatatacagttGGTCAAATAAGCGTCATTCCTGAAGGTTCTCATATAAGCCCCCAAACGTACGGAGCATAGAGTCTGAGCCCATCTCGAAACCAGAACATCTGCCCTCGTTCACGCAGGGAGCGTATCGTTCTGAAAGTCAGACAGAGTTAACTCCAGCCGCGAGTCTAGATCTCGTGACCCATTTCCCAAAATCGGGTATTGGCATATGTTAGACATAGATCGGTGACGGAGTGCGCGTTAACAATCGCCTCTGGACTTGTCAAATGCTCCGAGAGGACCTTTAAAACGGTCCCAACCACAATAGTGTGGTCGTTAACTTCGATCTCCTTCGGATGAAGTTGGCATTCGAATACGAAAGGAATATCCGAGAGGGAATCCCCCTCCGGTGCATCCgcggccttcttcctccggAGCAGAGGGAGCGGCCTGGTGGGAGCCCCCTCACGGGATGTAGAGGTATGCGGTACGAATTCGAAGTCGCCCTTCCCGCTTGCGATGGACAGGTTATGGTTGCCTTTGGAGAAATCCCGAGCAAGGGTCGCTGTCGTCTGACCGGGGGCTAGAAGATGGACGAGGAATCGTTTGGATGACTGAAGCGCGCTTAGTGTCTCGGATGGCCGTCGCACGTTGAAAGATATAGCCGGCTCCGGGTTTAGCGTTACGGTATTGAATGACGAAACGGTCATTCCGCGGAAGGCTTTGTCGAGAGGTTCATGGGGGTCTGTGGCTGTGATGATGGCAACGGGGTAGGGCACTCGTCTCATCAGCAGGCGGACTTGGTCTGATAGGGAGAGTGTCGTATGTCCGGTATCGGGAGTGTCATTTTCTCTGCTGGATTGAGGCCGTGGACTTGGAGACGTCGCTTCAGCGCTGCTGATTGTTCGGCTAGAGTGCCATTGCTGTGCTCGGAGAGGGAGATATTTAGTAGAGCCACATGGGAATCCTAGGTCGTAAAGAGCGATTAGCAAACAGCCatcgaaggaagagagtatTCAAGCCCAACCTTTGATTTGGCCCACAATCCGGTTGACAGAAACCGCAGGCCGTGAGTATGGAAGCTTCATTCCGCCGGGTGAAGAGCGGATAAGCTCAAGGGCTCAAGGCACGACAGGTAACAAAACAGGAGATAGACCGACAGCGAAACCATGAAGTCCCTCCAGAGTCATCATGAACCTCCAGAGAATATTATTCCAAAGCCGTTTCAATTGACGAGCATTCTTGCGAAATGCGCGACAAGACAACTGGAGGGAGACAAATGCTCAGAATTCcccggaaaagaaaaaggcatcCCGTTGATGCTTACGTAACGGCGTCCGATCCGCCAAATTTCTTGAGGACCTCCGATAAACTGAATCCCGCCGAACAGCCAGTCCAGATTGATTGGAGCTCGACCTGACCCCTATCCTCACGGTCCGTTTCGATTCAATTCATCTTTTCCTCTACTTCCAAATGACACTCAGCATCCCGCTTCGCCGCAGCGCGGTCACCGCTGCCCGAGTCCAGACCTCCACCACTTTCATCTGTTCGCAATGCCGCCATGCGACTCTCCTTCGACGCCCTAAGCGTCCCTACACCTTCACTCAGCTCATCACTCTGTCGGACGGCAGCGCCTTCACTCACCGTACAACGTCTCCCGCCCCTGTCTACCGCTCCACCCGTGACACGCGCAATTCCCTCCTGTGGAACCCATCATCGAGCAAGTTGATGAATGtcgaggaggacgaggccGGTCGACTAGCAGCATTCAGAGCCAAATTCGGACGGAGCTGGGACGCGAATACCCCTACTGAGGCCGAAGCAAGCAAGAAGGCTGAGCAGCCGGATaaagaggctgaggctgcggCAAGGGCCgctgctgaagaggaagaagataaccTGCTGGACTTGATCAGTTCGTTTGGtcaggaggaagagcagccatcagggaagaagaagaactgAGATACGTCGGGACTATGGAGTGTTTCTGTATAATTTACTCATCGTTTATGGTCTACATCTTTTGAAGCTTTCATGTACAGTACATCATACCATTTGGTTGAGATTCCAGCATTGAGAGTTCGTGCCTCCAGGTAGCCTCTACCTTTTTTGATAGTTTCAGTAACTTGTGAGGTTTGTGTAGGTGTGAATCACCAATCATTGATCGGCCTAGGATTGTTCAAGAAGTGAGGCGAGGTCATCAAGGGAGAGAAGTCATTTCGAATTAATTCCGAGTTACTGGTATCGATACATTGCTAACGCAGTAAATTCGACTGCAAAATTGAAGGAGACTGCCATAAATTCAGGAAACAAGTCGTGCACCACACCACATTGTAAGAATGACTGGCATCCGTCGGTTGACCGATGAACATGGCAAATGAGTAATAAAGGGGACGGCGGCCT from Aspergillus oryzae RIB40 DNA, chromosome 1 encodes the following:
- a CDS encoding uncharacterized protein (folylpolyglutamate synthase) gives rise to the protein MRRTSTFPVPLQWQTYSDSLLAVPFPAMIVRNEKPSYHDAVEKLNSTQSGYKALLEGKGLGRRTGVPLLEQMQQWVRRVGYETSDFDRLNIVHVAGTKGKGSTCAFVNSILQCYNRSIGLPRKVGLYTSPHLVTVRERIQINSEPISEEKFTKYFFEVWDALESSALREGLDPALKPSYFRFLTLMSFHVFMREGVDAAVYEVGVGGENDSTNVIVQPAVTGITTLGLDHVKRLGDTVDKIAWHKAGIFKNQCPAFTVEQVPDAMEVLEQRASEKGAELATVHIAPELLAVDIKPAEDFQKKNASLAIALAYTALEKLGVSFNKEQGNLPKPFVEGLETVTWKGRCETIKSGQLHWHLDGAHTEDSLKVACSWFGRVSKEKELPRVLIFNQQSARDAISLLKCVHRTVYDDFRTKFQYALFCTNVTHKGHLYKVDLDDKNTDPEVLRNLTLQKELAATWHDLDPSTEVVALYSIEEAIEYVRNISGHIGETRALVTGSFRLVGGALSILEGEDVAHGRATAN
- a CDS encoding flavin reductase family protein (predicted protein); protein product: MKLPYSRPAVSVNRIVGQIKGFPCGSTKYLPLRAQQWHSSRTISSAEATSPSPRPQSSRENDTPDTGHTTLSLSDQVRLLMRRVPYPVAIITATDPHEPLDKAFRGMTVSSFNTVTLNPEPAISFNVRRPSETLSALQSSKRFLVHLLAPGQTTATLARDFSKGNHNLSIASGKGDFEFVPHTSTSREGAPTRPLPLLRRKKAADAPEGDSLSDIPFVFECQLHPKEIEVNDHTIVVGTVLKVLSEHLTSPEAIVNAHSVTDLCLTYANTRFWEMGHEI
- a CDS encoding mitochondrial 54S ribosomal protein bL31m (predicted protein) — its product is MTLSIPLRRSAVTAARVQTSTTFICSQCRHATLLRRPKRPYTFTQLITLSDGSAFTHRTTSPAPVYRSTRDTRNSLLWNPSSSKLMNVEEDEAGRLAAFRAKFGRSWDANTPTEAEASKKAEQPDKEAEAAARAAAEEEEDNLLDLITFMYSTSYHLVEIPALRVRASR